The Bombyx mori chromosome 4, ASM3026992v2 region AGGGTCTGTTTGAATTTGAACTGTGAAATATGCGTTTCATTAACAATGGTCACGTTATGAACTCATTTATGTTATTCATATTGCATTGTAGACTTTTCTAGATCCGCCGAGTCTAGTCCGTTAAAATCGATTATATTGCAACCGGAAACTAGATATAATCTGTATTGGGACCGCACAACTCTTCTGTGGTTAACTTACAGTATTTTCTTTTCGGCTAACACTAGGGTTAGTGACGTCTcgtgttaaaaattttaggcATCGTATTGTtgaatgtaaaattaaaaaactctaAATTGAAGAAGACGCGGCGCCCAAGATCGACAGCTCAACAATGCGGCTGGCTATTGCTTTAAATTTTCATACGGTTCGTAGAACAATAAGAATTTCAATGAGATTCATCAACTTTTCGATTATCACGGACCTTACTTGTTTTTATGTACAGCCATTTTAAACTACTCCAAATTAAATCGATAATACCTAATGTCGAAAACATAACTGGTTGGCTGAGTTTTTCGGTAAGTCTCGATAAAATTACGATTTTCTAGGTgatggtaaataaataaaaaatatatatatatatatatatacagtcaaacctgggtaagtgagaactggataagtgagaaaactctataagtgagagtaatagctaggacccgtcattttaagctcccaaaacctctattagcgagaaacagaaacctctgtaagagagagtcgtttttcccaaatggacctccgtaagtgagactgcaacttatctatacctctataagcgacagtcgagctttatttatttatattatttaggaggaacaaatgaaaaaacaaattacaaatttaacatctgctattttatgactcattcttaacttttgtggaacttccttccattgtttttgtattgttttcttgtCAATATTGAGCCTATTCTATTTTGGtagaactaaataacgttgttattttatcgcattcttttcgaatggacacgtgtgcctgtgtaccgtcctgtttgtcggacttactgagtttatcgttaatcaattgcgaaggaaagttctgttctgcatcatgtcaaaacggaaaattaaagtactgtcactaagtgataaacttaaaatagtgaacgCGTTTGAATCCgaaaaatcgcgaaatgaaattcagggGGAgaattagcgagaaactcgggttagtgagaaacctctataagcgagaatgagattgtgctcccttgaactctcgcttatccaggtttgactgtatatatataaatgaagtgACGACAATGAACCCGCTATGGAAGTTATCTCAAACGCGTCACTATTAAAGATTGGCAAAAAAAGGCATCATTTTGTGGTCTAATTTTACGGCGATAGTCTCACATTATTTTTATCGCGGATGTGGCATCTGTGGTGGCCGGGGACGACTCTATACGCTGTTACtgtataaattacatttaaaatatcattCTATAGAATAGTGAAGTAAATTgttgaattatttataaaatgattACTTTTCTCTCAACAAAGAATGTATGTaacttgaaaaataaaatattatggattattatgtatttagctaccattattaataattatattcaaagAACAGCTCACTTTGAAAAAACTATTATACAAatcttattaataaatttgaaaaccaaaattcaaaattgtatATTTACTAAGAGAAACTAAATTACTacttaaagtaaatatttttgtaattatgtaATTGAATGATCTCGTCGAGatattaatttatgaatatttaattaatcattaactttgacttgtttttttaaattattattaatctaaaaATTATGGAATAAGGAATATCTGCATTTTATAACCTACCTACTcttaatatacaaataatatccatagattatatataatattgggcgggaaaatataaaaagtatcGTTGGGCGGTGGGAAATACTCATTCGATTAATGCAAGCAAGTCTTATTTCGTACAGCCTTAAAGTATTACAACTCACAACTTCAGTTCTGTGTGTTTCTACAGCGCGCGGTCTGGTCTGAAGAATAGACGGACATTTACTATCTGTGATAGTTCGTACACTCACCTGACCCCGCTCTAGAGATCCCTGTGCCATACAAACCAGAGACTTAGCTGCACAGATATTGGACACGACCAGGAAACACTGTTCAAATCTGTTCGTTATACGCATACTTGTAGTGGAAATCAAACTCACGACACTCGGCCCCAGTAGCGAGGAGCGCTAACTGCGTCACCAGCTATAAAACATATCGACGGAAGAAAGTGGAATTGTCGTAACTAGAAAAACGTAAATTTACGCCAGGaccataaaactataaaaaaaatgcataactcatattatatttatagagatagcaagttgaaaaaaaaaacatgaaaattttaatCGTAGGAAAATGAGACAACCCATACGAagctttattttatgtatatgtacaaGAATATGTTGtgaaaaaagttatttaacCCAAAATACCAAGTAATGACATTTCCGTTTTCTCCCGTCGATATGTTGAATAGTCTATTACTTGCTGAGTATCGCCGTACCTTGTGAGATGCGTTGGGACAATAATCATTCAATACGACGGACGGAAAGGCTCGTGAATACGCACTAACCAAAAATCTgctcaattaaattaaattatcgtAAAAATCATATTAGCGTTCTTCAAacgaatttattatataatatagtataaattATACTATATTTTCCTCATAAAATGTGAGACCAAAATTCGAATGAGCTCGAATGTTGCAGTCAGTCAGAAATGATTTAGTTACAAGTCCCAAATCTGGTAGTATCGCTGAAGATATGCGTGAACAGTTTATCTAGTACGGATCGGCACTGATGAAGATATGCAAGAACAGTTTATTTAGTACGCATTGCCACTGAATTTGAGAACTATTTGCTTAAACTTAAATAGGCAAAGGGAAATCAACAAAAGCAAAGTAAAAAAGTAGTAATTGAaagattttttgtaaaaaattactaataaaataaacccgtttttattttatctcttCCTGCATATATAACCTAGTCGCGTGTGACTAATCGTCCTATATCGGTGATCTCTGGTTAGCTCTCGTCCATTTTATATGGCAAAATAAAAGCTATCAGCTATCCTCTATTGTTGCTAAGAAGAATAGCATATAAAGTATAAAGAGGACTAAGGGATTGGACCTGCTGAATACAACGTCACAATGTAGTTACCAATTTCCAACCATACGCGCGTATAAAATGAAAAGctaatttttatgaaacatAATGTCCATATTTTGTCAATGAGATTCCAAAATAAGCGTGTTACTAGTTTTGTgatatttgtataaaaaaagaaaagtgtttttatttaatacatatgCATAATCACGTTTTTTAAgcaattgtttgttttatttctttgttttaattataactttGTGTAAGTTATTggtgaatatataataaattatttgaattatatgttattgttttgattatttcaaattaactcactggtggtaggaccccttgggagtccgcactggtaggtaccaccatcccgcctatttccgccgtgaagcagtaatgcgtttcggttcgaaggatggggtagccgttgtaactatactgagatcttagaacttatatctcgaggtgggtggcgcatttacgttgcagatgtctatgggttccagtaaccacttaacaccaggtgggctgtgagctcgtccacccatataagcaattaaaaaaaaaaactcgtttaGCTAAATTAAACAGGTTAAAAGTTTGGCTTACGTTATGTTTTCCAGTTACTAAGTTCAGGCATAAGCTATTTTGATTTATATGAATGAGCATATTATATCTCATGGTCTGGGAAAGGTAAGTTTTGCTTAATAATCTCGTATTAATGAATAAAGCCGATTTTGTTATTTAGTGAACGGTATGTACCATAGGTTAGCGAACTCCTAAACggatggaccgattttgatgacaTTTTTTGTGCGCGTTCAAGTAAATTTGAGAATGGCTTAGATTCAAAATACGGTGTAGTAATAactatttttctttatatttaaatttcttcAAAGTGGTCCAGGTTATTAGAACTTATTCAAAAAAGTTAGTAATTTTCCGATATAAGACTTGTGTACAGGAATAAGTCTGTCAGATCGGctaatatatactatatattgtTTACTATACACACCCTCGCCTGGTTACGCTTTTTTTTGgacaggaggaaatcgccggacttccaccctccactggggatggcgggtggGGGGGGGGGGCATGGCGGAGTCGAACCgataaaacctcctgtcgctcaacaaacCACATCCGCACCTCGGATGAGACAGAAAAGGCAAACGGAGGAAAATGTAGTGTTTAGTGCgcagcacatctctcccatcacccctCCCCTCCTGCCCCGGGAACACCGTCGTCGGCCCCAAGACCACCAGCCTTCTCGGTTGGCAGGCCATTCGAAGCTTGTCTAGATgtcgccggttagagtgagttatcctacggaataccctgctggatcagaaccagcgtgggtcgaggatagccggccttctatcacccggatgctcttgcgtgaaacgcgtgcagagcagcctGCACGTAGTCTTCTTAGGGCCCCCTCGCCGATCCCCAGACCAACATCTGAGGGGAACCCGGCCCGGTTACGCTAGCATAACCCCCTAgattaccagcttaggtagaaaaaaacacacacacatatagtgtttattatacatacatatattgtttACTATAGCCGCATTTGCAAACTGCatagtgtaattttttatttgtcatgTGTCATGCAtatattatacacttaatatattatgtgtcATGTTTGTTGGCGTTCGTCGCGTGAACGTTTCATAATTTCACAATTACTAATATATaagattaagaaaaataatgtcTGATAAGCGAATAGAATCGATGCTCTTCGATTACGGCACAACAAACCGTACTGACTATAGAAATGGCGAAATTAGGCCACAATCAATTACTGTGTACAACGAAAAACCACGGAGAGCACCACCGAAGCTGCGTCCACTTAAAGACGTCCACACGCTTTCCGATTGGAAGGCTGAAGCGATATCTTTCAGTTTGTTACATAGACCGAAGCAGATATTGGGCACCGATCCTAGGATTGTTCAGCAGCCTTGcgtatgagttaactttttataaaaatcaatcgTACAGTTcctgttattttgtttaattttcgcGTAGCGTAAtacgtgtttttaattttattcgtgAGTCAGtacataaatattgtattgtaattgCACAATTAATTATGTGAAAACTGCGATAAATTATTGTACATTTCTTAAACTAAAGCTGTTTTTAAAGATGCTCACTCTAAAATTAGCTATAGTATTCAAGATAACTATGATATCTGTGTAATAAAGTCACGCATTCATCTCGTCTCCTCATGGCGACAATGATAACGTAATGTTTAGTTTTCTATGACGCAataaaaactggtggtaggacctcttgtgagtccgcacgggtagatgtaccaccaccctgcctatatctgccgtgaagcagtaatgcgttccggtttgaagggtggagcagccgttgtaactatactgagaccttagaacctaacaccaggtgggctgtgagctcgtccacccatctaacctataaaaaaaaaagatcgatctataaataaaaaagttaatcaaaaattaatttaatcaggAAAAACCTAAAGACACAGAAAGAGAAATCGCTCAAAGGACCAGACCCCGCATAGTGATGACCCCGGCAGTCAGTATGGACGACATTGAAAATCCAAGAGCCAGGGATATATTATGTAACGACATGTACACTAGCGACACCAGCAAAGGACTAAGGGAAGCTGTAACTTCATATTTCAGTGTCAAGGCTCCTTTACCTGGATTACCAGCTGCTGCCAACCCTGTGAGTAAAATGGCGAGCACGGTTTCAGCTTTATAGTTTACAAGCTGTATCATTAATGAGTCACTAAATAAATAGAGCTAACTGTATATAATATAGGTTATAGCCAAGTAAATTCAAAGCAGATTCAATTGTTGAAagcacaaaaaataacaaacactAAGGTAAATGACAATTGTCCAATCCTGTATTTCCCGCCCGTATCGATAGCTGCATTTTCGCGCCAACAGGATGAACACCCAGAAcagccagacacattgagaacAAATACACAATAAGTATACATgagaaaataattcataaaaccaCGATGTATATATGTTTTAGCGTGTTAAATGATTTGAAAAACGGTAGATTTAAAACCTAACTGATGTTATGAGGTTTCACCTTATAAAGTTGAAGTTATCATTTGTGAATTACGAACGAAAATAAGTCGTTACTCGTGAGTTTGTTGTGGAATTACTATAGTTCTCGACGTGAATATTTGCAGGTAGCTTTGGCGAAACTGCAACCTCCATACGTATCTCCTGAGTGGCGCATGGAATCAGTTTCTTGGGATGGAAAGCAATTAAGAGCCCATTGTGATCCAAGTAAAGAATTTTGGCTAGAACGGGAGAGGTCTAGGtaggttttatttcatttaacaaAAACGTGATCATATTtgtaaagaaacaaaattaCAGTTGAAATTTGAATCATTCTTGAATTATCCAGTCCGATGTTAAAATAATACGGTTCCATTAGTTATAAAATACATCTAATGAAGAAAACAAAATACAGACTAAAATTAATCAATATCTCTATTTGTGTCTATATCATTAAATTAGTAAGTACCCTTGTAGGTAAATTCTTCGAATAAAATACtatgttattaattttacaagATATAGTGTTTTTAATATAGTCtttcgtaaaaatattttttatttacaggtGCAAACCGTGCGACGAGTCTGCTCGTGTGAGAGAGTATCGAAAATATTCGAAAAAGTTGTAGACTCCATTTCTAACAGTTTTCAAACATCATTACtgtgtttttaatttagaagaattataatttttaagcaTTTTAGTTTGTAGCATAATGTTTAATTATGGTTTAGTTTCTAgttcttattaataaaaaaatatattatagtagtattattctttaatttgaacattattacaaTGAGTCCCGAATAATTGATTCGGGACTCGAGCATTTTCGGGTTTAACGTAACTCGAAGCAGTCCATGAAATACTcttactacatattattatgacagcttttttttttattgcttagatgattggacgagctcacagcccatctggtgttaagtggttactggaacccatagacatctacaacgtaaatgcgccacccaccttgagttatatgttctaagttctcagtatagttacaacggctgccccttcaaaccgaaacgcattactgctttcacggcagaaataggcgtggtagTGGTACTTAACCGTGTggattcacaagaagtcctaccaccagtacatagGTAAGTACTGTACACATTTCATGTAAATATGTACAGtacaatataattttacaacccaacaaaatatattaaccatCCTGGCTctttattaataggtaggtaTAAAGAGCACATTCTccaatttgattttaaaactaaaacataatCATTCATAACTTTCTCAAATACTTATTCCAACCAAACTTTTTACAGCAGTGAATGAAATCCTCATtgtgtaattttatattatgacaCAATCAGTGTcaaaattacactttttttttgacaaaatgatgtaaacctaagagatagatagatagataaaatgATGTGATGAACTGACAAAACAAAGTGATTATTTGATActcatatttatatttgaaattttattctaGATATACCTTTTGATTTacattgtttttattcaaatagtATAATGTCCAATAACAATAGTCGCATTGAATCACTTCTTTTTGACTACAAAACATCTAGTCTAAGGGACTACAATAATGGTCAGATTTTACCGATTACTGCAACTAAATATATTGATAAAGAAGTTTGCTTGAGAATACCGCCCGCTCCTCTTAAATATATTCACACTCTGAGTCATTGGAAACCAGACGGGAGGGTCTCAGTGGATCTATTTGTGAGGCCTAAGGATGTAGTGAGAACGAATCCTAGGGATGTGCAGCAAAGATATGTgcgttatatattattatttaaacataaaaaatagttGCCTTTCgttgtgaaataaaattaatatactcATTAGGGAGTTTAGGACAGGCTTAAGGAACTACAAAGGAAATGTCTTCCACCTAGCCGAGTATTTTCGCTCGGTAAATTGACTATACTTAAAAACTTAACTTGAAAGCGACATTAATGCGATTCAGGTTTTACAAAATATCTTCTATTTTATGTACCGTACAGTGTGTATCGCTTACATACGAATTATGGAGTTTGATAGGAAAATAGGTGAGTTATATAGTTACGGCGACCGGAAGTTATCGAAGTGGTAATAATAGGTAATTGAACAAGGGAGGTATCAACCCCATATCAAATTAAAAGCCTAACATACCTCTTTAATGAccctatctaatatataaaattctcgtgtcacagttttcgttgccatactcctccgaaacggcttgaccgattttgatgaaattttttgtgcttatccagtatctatgagaatcggccaacatctatttttcatccccctaaatgttaggagtagtccacccctaaattttttatttgattttttagacaaaatttttaatttctatttttttatgatacagcgtacaaaaatacatacaaccctaaattttcacccctctacgatcaacccttattttttatttgctaattaaaaactttaaaattttttgcgagaattttgtttttattttgtcatgacgtagaataaaaaaaatcatattactctgaaattttcacccctctacgatcaaaccctattttttatttgttaattataaactttaatttttttggcaagattttcatttttatttttattttgtcatgaattaaaataaaaaatctgatgttactctaaatttttcatccctctatgatcaaccccttttttttatttgttaattataaactttaattttttcgcaagttttttattttattttgtcatgacttaaaataaaaaaatcatattactctcaattttcactcttatacgatcaacccctatttttccatccgattatatattttttttctatgcacagatccgcaataaggttgcaagatggcaatcaaatattataattgtagtacgataaattcttattcagaatttataatttcaagttcctttaattatgattttttttaaattgaatttgatctcccggcCTCGCCGTTCGACtattgatcaactatcaatcgatcagctttccccgccaggtgtcaccactcatccagcaaacatcacttagtagggatgaggacgaagccggtctcctgtcttacttactcactatacatcatagattatttatatatatatctcaaatatatctcaaatatattaagtatataattttattatatacttaatatatttgagagctatacaatactatacatttttcagccatctttttttggttttatttgtgtatcaatagtatgttcagtaggtctgagaatcggctactatctatttttcatacccctaagtgaaaagggttgtccaccccaaacatttattttttattttaattttttgatattttttatttatttataatgaggtattatgtggttaaatgaggtttttttttctacagtagaatttccctagatatcttatttaaggcaacacaacgtttgccgggtcagctagtaacttaTAAATGAGACTTGCATGTCTAAGTGGGGAGCGACGTATCGCAAAATACCAAAAGGAATGTCGTCAAAACACGAAATACTGTCAAAAAAAAGCGTGCTTCATATTGTGTATTTActattcataattatattattaatctatactaatatattataaatctacagtggtttttacggatgtgccgttataactactaaaccatgcatccggttcacttgaaacttggtacccatgtagaaaatacacgtacttaatggataggctaatatttaggTATATGAGTGtttgactccctacaccagttggcTACAGGGCGTTAATGATGCGAATCTTTGTGTGGTTGagatataataatgttatttttaaatgcccagcgaagcggacgggtactgCTAGGAATTTATAAGTTTGATTAGAACATTCTTGAATTTCACAGGAGCGCCCGAAAGATATTGAACACAAGAACATATTAAAGTCTAGGCCCCGCCTCGTGATGACACCAGCTGTTTGTATGGACGACATTCAATTAGAGTCTGTATTCACTGCCCTGTTCAATAGTATTTTGTCTCAAGATGTCGACAAGACCCTCCTTAGAAGTCTCTCTATGAAGTATCTACCAAAGTTCATGAACTACGGATTATAATTATATTCCCACGAATAGATAAATGTAAACTATAACCAAAAATATACAACGACTTgtataatttaaagtaataacCTTGAAAGAAAGTTGACTTGATGCCTTAGAATCCGTAGTAGGTTTTGCGAATGGTAGGCACATTTATTTACACACGCTCttgaacattttattaattttattgtagaaAACGCGAGAAATTCATTGAAGACTTCTACTCGACGACAAAAAATGTAACAATGAGTGTTCCTCCTTCGAATAATATTAAAGCATCATTCCCCGGTACGCCGGCACCAGCGAATCcggtaaaagaaaatgtttatgAACTTTGTACTCATTTGCGCAACATAACGATACAACTATCATTTGAATGTGACGAGATTCATAACAAATACAATACTACCCGCATAACGTTAGTGAGTAGATCCGTTGATACTTCATTCCGCCACAACTAAATTGAAAATGaacagttttaaattaaaaataattccaatGTTCACCTAACTAAAATCATCTTATGCTTTTCGCTTCAAAGAAGCACTGAGAAGGAAATGACTATGAATCCActttaatctaaataaattattaaacgaAAATATGCATCGCGCTATTGATAATTTCATATGATTTCGTATAAATAGACTTAGAGGTACAATACTTGCGGGGATCAGCCGCCTCAAGCGAAGCTAGCGACCGTCACACTAGTCAAATTTGACGTTCATTTAGATGTGCCTCGACGGAGGTGAACATAACAATCCGATTAAAGATGTCAATCAGTTTATCCGAATCAGCCTTGAGGGACGGCAATAAATAGTCAATGTGTGGACTACCTTGATTCCCTTTTGTTTGTTGCATATTTAAAACAGTGTTTTataccaaattaaaaaaacaatattctttttaatacgcttttattagcttcagacgtatgtatgttagtatgtaacggaatatttgaacatgattttgaccctcttcaaaacgtcggattaactcgaaatttgctatacttattaaggaccgatgacaattcaatatttaaaaaaatgaaaaaaaaagttgaaaaaatttaaattcaactaaaaaattaaaaataataataatagttttaaaaaactaacaaaaaaaacgcttttatacaaaatccaactaaaaaatagaaaataaatttgaattaaaaatagcgtaagaaaaaaatattttattgtaaaaaaagcgtggggtgcatggtatcagtagttatagatatgagtagaagggttattttgataatatcctgaaaagcaccccacacttttttacaataaaatcattttttcttacaatatttttaattcaaatttattttctgttttttagttggattttctataaaaaacgtactttgttagttttttttaaactattatttatttacaactttttttGCATAGTTTTCATTGTTTTGCCGGATACAAAAGATATAGACTTATTCAAACGCATTATCTATTGTACCGTTTTTCATTTTGAGTAAGCTAAATTGAT contains the following coding sequences:
- the LOC101737450 gene encoding uncharacterized protein LOC101737450 isoform X2; translated protein: MSDKRIESMLFDYGTTNRTDYRNGEIRPQSITVYNEKPRRAPPKLRPLKDVHTLSDWKAEAISFSLLHRPKQILGTDPRIVQQPCEKPKDTEREIAQRTRPRIVMTPAVSMDDIENPRARDILCNDMYTSDTSKGLREAVTSYFSVKAPLPGLPAAANPVALAKLQPPYVSPEWRMESVSWDGKQLRAHCDPSANRATSLLV
- the LOC101737591 gene encoding uncharacterized protein LOC101737591 isoform X2 encodes the protein MSNNNSRIESLLFDYKTSSLRDYNNGQILPITATKYIDKEVCLRIPPAPLKYIHTLSHWKPDGRVSVDLFVRPKDVVRTNPRDVQQRYERPKDIEHKNILKSRPRLVMTPAVCMDDIQLEKREKFIEDFYSTTKNVTMSVPPSNNIKASFPGTPAPANPVKENVYELCTHLRNITIQLSFECDEIHNKYNTTRITLITIPNIRAPYVSPEWRMESVSWDGRQLRAFAEPNKEFWLAKTPQCQVCDETAARLANKKTRNHGN
- the LOC101737591 gene encoding uncharacterized protein LOC101737591 isoform X1; protein product: MSNNNSRIESLLFDYKTSSLRDYNNGQILPITATKYIDKEVCLRIPPAPLKYIHTLSHWKPDGRVSVDLFVRPKDVVRTNPRDVQQRYERPKDIEHKNILKSRPRLVMTPAVCMDDIQLEKREKFIEDFYSTTKNVTMSVPPSNNIKASFPGTPAPANPVKENVYELCTHLRNITIQLSFECDEIHNKYNTTRITLITIPNIRAPYVSPEWRMESVSWDGRQLRAFAEPNKEFWLAKTPHFVSFRCQVCDETAARLANKKTRNHGN
- the LOC101737450 gene encoding uncharacterized protein LOC101737450 isoform X1, with product MSDKRIESMLFDYGTTNRTDYRNGEIRPQSITVYNEKPRRAPPKLRPLKDVHTLSDWKAEAISFSLLHRPKQILGTDPRIVQQPCEKPKDTEREIAQRTRPRIVMTPAVSMDDIENPRARDILCNDMYTSDTSKGLREAVTSYFSVKAPLPGLPAAANPVALAKLQPPYVSPEWRMESVSWDGKQLRAHCDPSKEFWLERERSRCKPCDESARVREYRKYSKKL
- the LOC101737591 gene encoding uncharacterized protein LOC101737591 isoform X4 — protein: MSNNNSRIESLLFDYKTSSLRDYNNGQILPITATKYIDKEVCLRIPPAPLKYIHTLSHWKPDGRVSVDLFVRPKDVVRTNPRDVQQRYERPKDIEHKNILKSRPRLVMTPAVCMDDIQLEKREKFIEDFYSTTKNVTMSVPPSNNIKASFPGTPAPANPITIPNIRAPYVSPEWRMESVSWDGRQLRAFAEPNKEFWLAKTPQCQVCDETAARLANKKTRNHGN
- the LOC101737591 gene encoding uncharacterized protein LOC101737591 isoform X3 codes for the protein MSNNNSRIESLLFDYKTSSLRDYNNGQILPITATKYIDKEVCLRIPPAPLKYIHTLSHWKPDGRVSVDLFVRPKDVVRTNPRDVQQRYERPKDIEHKNILKSRPRLVMTPAVCMDDIQLEKREKFIEDFYSTTKNVTMSVPPSNNIKASFPGTPAPANPITIPNIRAPYVSPEWRMESVSWDGRQLRAFAEPNKEFWLAKTPHFVSFRCQVCDETAARLANKKTRNHGN